In Paenibacillus sp. 1781tsa1, one DNA window encodes the following:
- a CDS encoding RDD family protein: MYKAGFWIRLGANVLDSLIISIPLVIIAGVLTGNFDTDEPIAKLLSALYSILLPVYWYGRTIGKRICGIRIRNYDTHEPPKIGTMLMRVVVAGLVYVITLGIGVIVSAFMVGLREDRRAIHDFIAGTEVVWD, translated from the coding sequence TTGTATAAAGCAGGTTTTTGGATTAGATTAGGAGCAAATGTACTGGATAGTCTTATTATTTCAATTCCGTTAGTGATTATTGCAGGTGTGCTTACGGGTAATTTTGATACGGATGAGCCAATTGCCAAACTACTTAGTGCGTTATATTCAATTTTATTACCAGTTTACTGGTACGGTCGGACCATTGGAAAACGTATATGTGGAATTCGAATCCGTAACTACGATACACACGAACCGCCAAAAATTGGTACAATGCTAATGCGAGTTGTTGTGGCCGGACTTGTGTATGTAATAACTTTAGGCATCGGAGTTATCGTAAGTGCTTTTATGGTTGGTTTGCGTGAGGATCGACGTGCGATTCACGACTTCATTGCAGGAACAGAAGTAGTCTGGGATTAA
- a CDS encoding sigma-70 family RNA polymerase sigma factor: MEEEQIRKAVANRNPEAMEWVMNHYAGLLWNIAHSILHHASTEEIEECVADTFFAFWQNPDAFQSGRSSLKNYLALITKHKAIDRYRKLKRRSELTYEEEIHLVQTEDLLVQMISKEMYTDLNHMIESFPEPEREIMKRRFYEGQKPHEISEALSLHVRQVHNKLYRSRQRLRTWWMNRK; this comes from the coding sequence GTGGAAGAAGAACAAATACGAAAGGCAGTGGCGAATCGTAATCCGGAGGCCATGGAATGGGTGATGAATCATTACGCAGGTTTGTTATGGAATATTGCTCATTCCATCCTACATCATGCATCGACAGAAGAGATTGAAGAATGCGTTGCAGATACATTTTTTGCTTTCTGGCAGAATCCGGATGCGTTCCAATCTGGGCGAAGTAGCCTGAAAAACTATCTTGCATTGATCACCAAACATAAAGCAATTGATCGTTACAGGAAACTTAAGCGAAGATCTGAGCTTACATATGAAGAGGAGATTCATTTGGTGCAAACGGAGGATTTGTTGGTTCAGATGATCAGTAAAGAGATGTATACGGATCTTAATCACATGATTGAATCTTTTCCAGAACCGGAACGGGAAATTATGAAGCGTCGGTTTTACGAAGGACAGAAACCACATGAGATCTCGGAAGCATTGTCCCTTCACGTTAGGCAAGTCCATAACAAGCTTTATCGCTCCAGGCAACGATTGAGGACATGGTGGATGAACAGGAAATAA
- a CDS encoding WG repeat-containing protein, with protein MSMSEPLLTQIVNQHIPAGATVVTIDKPVQHPAIYAADLTGDGMPEIAAVYQLNGELYLLILKFVQGHWIKMALIKGLGYGVTLMTAAPVTSTARNNLIIGWRIGSIWSKLAVYEWTESGLKDLAPDDLYYSYAEIIDMPGTHGRDGKVEIALWIHDTGEAYRVEIIRWQNGKWVPAPDVYATYYPKVVQYYEQLTQQYPDYIFYWYYLADAQYHAGQYPAALVSVQKALSFPEAYPSREVLQELEKKIKQAMVPISHTRVTTWLYPISVRTTSGTRWGYMDAQGHIRLEPVLDDAQEFQPNGLAVVVKDSHAGVINLQGQYVVQPVYDSINSFSEERAITIDSQGFKMINEQGTVLTKRAYPYISNMKDGRALFYDSNPGQTDGSVSRYGYLDASGNEVIPAQFASANDFQDGKAVVQIKDNEYALINRNGHRLATYPYAYVGPLGDGLLAFQKEASGKYGYIDERGNIRIQPKFSSAFPFSGGQAIVNTAEDYKSIYGVINTQGSFIIQPAYNDIRELGEHRYALGQAINPEQPYIGSVYAIADTNGRRLTEFLYREVGNYKNGLASASDGRQTYLLDLSGRPAVGYPRVEGSGTLEIVAPDLIKANVDQRLSYVNRAGQIIWRQNTIVPLHPPYRVREEKYKPNRDYLVYYPQVEGLTNQAEQLALNAKLKQLSQVKPIPADQQLDYTYTGDFDITFYQQQLLQLQLTGYNYPAGAAHGMPTMIYAIINLTNGQLYELKDLFKPNSDYVKVLSQIVGDQIKNDPQYSYVFPDTYKGISADQPFFVTADALHLYFNPYDIAPYAAGFPTFTIPFVQIKDIINTEGSFWRAFHS; from the coding sequence ATGTCCATGAGCGAACCGCTGTTAACGCAGATTGTGAATCAACATATTCCGGCTGGTGCAACGGTCGTCACTATTGATAAACCTGTTCAACACCCAGCGATCTATGCGGCAGATCTTACCGGTGACGGTATGCCGGAAATTGCTGCAGTCTATCAGTTGAATGGTGAGCTGTATTTGCTCATTCTGAAATTTGTTCAAGGGCATTGGATCAAGATGGCACTAATTAAGGGATTGGGGTATGGAGTGACTTTAATGACTGCAGCCCCTGTAACTTCAACGGCAAGGAACAATCTCATCATTGGTTGGCGGATTGGATCTATTTGGTCTAAGCTTGCTGTATATGAGTGGACTGAATCAGGGCTCAAAGATCTGGCGCCTGACGATCTATATTATAGCTATGCAGAGATTATAGATATGCCTGGTACACATGGTCGAGATGGCAAGGTGGAGATTGCGCTCTGGATACATGACACAGGTGAAGCCTATCGTGTGGAGATTATCCGATGGCAGAATGGAAAATGGGTTCCTGCACCAGACGTATATGCAACCTATTATCCCAAAGTGGTGCAATATTACGAGCAACTAACCCAGCAATATCCTGATTATATCTTTTACTGGTATTACCTTGCGGATGCTCAGTACCATGCAGGTCAGTATCCGGCAGCACTCGTTTCAGTTCAGAAGGCACTCAGTTTCCCGGAAGCGTATCCTTCCAGAGAGGTATTACAGGAGCTGGAAAAGAAAATTAAGCAGGCGATGGTTCCTATAAGCCATACCCGGGTAACGACATGGTTATATCCAATCTCCGTTCGAACCACGAGTGGGACGCGTTGGGGGTATATGGATGCCCAAGGTCACATTCGGCTTGAGCCGGTTCTGGATGACGCGCAGGAGTTTCAGCCCAATGGATTGGCTGTAGTAGTGAAGGATAGTCATGCTGGCGTAATTAATCTTCAGGGGCAGTATGTCGTTCAACCTGTATACGATTCCATCAATTCCTTTTCCGAAGAACGGGCGATCACGATTGATTCTCAAGGATTTAAGATGATTAATGAACAAGGTACAGTCTTGACCAAACGGGCATACCCGTATATCTCGAATATGAAGGACGGCCGCGCGTTGTTTTACGATTCAAACCCTGGTCAGACAGATGGATCAGTGAGTCGGTATGGTTATCTGGATGCCTCGGGTAATGAGGTGATTCCAGCACAGTTCGCTTCGGCGAACGATTTTCAAGATGGCAAAGCAGTTGTGCAGATCAAAGACAATGAATATGCACTTATTAATCGCAATGGACATCGACTCGCGACTTATCCATATGCCTATGTGGGACCACTGGGGGATGGACTGCTTGCTTTTCAAAAAGAAGCCTCGGGTAAATACGGGTACATCGACGAACGGGGTAATATTCGCATTCAGCCCAAATTTTCATCGGCATTTCCTTTTAGCGGCGGGCAAGCGATTGTCAATACAGCGGAGGACTACAAATCGATCTATGGTGTCATTAATACGCAAGGATCGTTTATCATTCAACCCGCGTATAATGACATCCGCGAACTAGGCGAGCATCGTTATGCGCTGGGGCAAGCAATTAATCCGGAGCAGCCGTATATTGGCTCTGTATACGCGATTGCAGATACCAATGGCAGAAGACTTACGGAGTTCCTATATCGCGAAGTAGGCAATTATAAAAATGGCTTGGCTTCTGCATCGGACGGAAGACAGACCTATCTACTGGATCTGAGTGGAAGACCTGCAGTTGGGTATCCTCGTGTAGAAGGTTCAGGTACGCTTGAGATTGTAGCACCAGATCTGATTAAGGCAAATGTAGACCAGCGTTTATCTTATGTGAACCGGGCAGGACAGATCATTTGGCGGCAAAATACAATCGTTCCACTTCATCCGCCGTACCGTGTTCGCGAAGAGAAGTACAAACCAAACAGGGACTATCTTGTATATTATCCTCAGGTGGAGGGATTAACAAACCAAGCGGAGCAGCTTGCGCTGAATGCCAAGTTGAAGCAACTCTCTCAGGTTAAACCGATTCCTGCCGATCAACAGCTGGATTACACGTATACAGGTGATTTTGATATTACGTTCTATCAGCAGCAATTGTTGCAACTGCAACTCACAGGTTACAACTACCCGGCTGGTGCAGCGCATGGTATGCCTACGATGATCTATGCGATCATTAATCTGACGAATGGTCAGTTGTATGAGCTGAAGGATTTATTTAAACCGAATAGTGACTATGTAAAAGTGTTAAGCCAGATTGTGGGGGATCAGATCAAAAATGATCCTCAATACTCATATGTGTTTCCAGACACTTATAAGGGGATTAGTGCGGATCAGCCGTTTTTTGTCACAGCGGATGCGTTGCATCTCTATTTCAATCCATATGATATCGCACCTTATGCGGCGGGGTTTCCAACGTTTACGATTCCATTTGTCCAAATCAAGGATATCATTAATACTGAAGGTTCGTTCTGGAGAGCTTTTCATAGTTGA
- a CDS encoding family 43 glycosylhydrolase → MEVQQRALHDIQPLIEQRADPFIYRHSDGYYYFVASVPEYDRIEIRRAQNLEGLITSTPVVIWRKRETGILSANIWAPELHFIDDKWYVYFAAAHTTETNEGLFDHRMYVLENENANPLEGSWTERGQVRTEWESFALDATTFEHNGSRYYVWAQKDPNIEGNSNLYISKMSNPWTLIGSQTMISMPEYDWEIIGYKVNEGAAFLRKGNRVFLSYSASATDFNYCMGLLEADADADLLDATSWRKSQTPVLSTDESISMYGPGHNSFTVSEDDEETLFVFHARTYKNIIGDPLYDPNRHTFVTALLWTADGKPDFSGSVAALARSLQ, encoded by the coding sequence ATGGAAGTCCAACAACGAGCGTTACATGACATTCAACCATTGATTGAGCAAAGAGCTGATCCTTTTATTTACCGACATTCGGATGGTTATTATTACTTCGTAGCATCCGTTCCGGAGTATGATCGGATTGAAATCCGTAGAGCCCAGAACCTTGAGGGGCTTATTACATCAACTCCTGTAGTGATCTGGAGAAAGCGCGAGACGGGTATCCTTAGTGCCAATATTTGGGCACCCGAACTGCATTTTATTGATGACAAATGGTACGTGTATTTCGCTGCCGCACACACGACGGAAACAAATGAAGGCTTGTTCGACCATCGGATGTACGTGCTAGAGAATGAAAATGCCAATCCGCTCGAAGGCAGTTGGACGGAAAGAGGGCAGGTTCGTACCGAGTGGGAAAGCTTCGCCCTCGATGCCACTACCTTTGAGCATAATGGCAGCCGTTATTACGTATGGGCACAAAAGGATCCGAATATTGAAGGTAACTCTAATCTGTATATATCTAAAATGAGCAATCCGTGGACGCTGATTGGGTCGCAAACGATGATTTCGATGCCGGAATATGACTGGGAGATTATTGGTTATAAAGTGAACGAAGGCGCGGCATTTCTTCGCAAGGGTAATCGGGTATTCCTCTCTTACTCGGCTAGCGCCACCGATTTCAATTATTGCATGGGCCTACTTGAAGCCGATGCGGATGCTGATTTGCTCGATGCCACCTCATGGCGCAAGTCGCAAACACCAGTTCTCTCGACAGATGAGAGCATCTCAATGTATGGTCCCGGTCATAATTCCTTCACGGTGTCAGAGGACGACGAAGAGACGCTATTTGTGTTTCACGCAAGAACGTACAAGAACATTATAGGAGATCCGCTGTACGATCCGAATCGCCATACATTTGTGACAGCGCTTTTGTGGACGGCTGACGGCAAACCCGATTTCAGCGGCTCTGTTGCAGCACTTGCACGTTCTTTACAATGA
- a CDS encoding helix-turn-helix domain-containing protein yields MQSPVLTIGERLKEIRATRNLTLEDVSKLTDVSKPMLGQIERGQSSPTITTLWKIAVGLKVPLSLLLEELEDEYNVVDTRSKDAIIENDGKMRAFPVFPFDPTRNVEIFYIEFDPGCHHPSERHLDGVEEYVFVVQGMLELVVNTKKIVLKENQALRFRANVFHSYNNPYQEPCVIYNMIFYPRT; encoded by the coding sequence ATGCAATCGCCAGTATTAACTATTGGAGAACGGTTAAAAGAAATACGAGCAACTAGAAATCTTACACTTGAAGATGTTTCTAAACTTACCGATGTAAGTAAGCCTATGCTTGGACAAATTGAAAGAGGACAGTCTTCACCAACGATTACAACTCTTTGGAAAATCGCAGTCGGCTTAAAAGTTCCTTTATCTTTATTATTGGAAGAGCTAGAAGATGAGTACAATGTGGTTGATACACGGTCCAAAGACGCTATCATTGAAAATGATGGAAAAATGAGAGCATTTCCTGTTTTTCCTTTTGACCCTACCCGTAACGTTGAAATATTTTATATCGAATTTGATCCTGGATGTCACCATCCATCTGAAAGGCACCTTGATGGTGTGGAAGAATATGTTTTTGTGGTACAAGGTATGTTAGAGCTGGTAGTCAACACAAAAAAAATTGTTTTAAAAGAAAATCAAGCACTCCGCTTTCGTGCTAATGTTTTTCATTCCTATAATAATCCCTATCAAGAACCATGTGTCATATACAACATGATTTTTTACCCAAGAACATAG
- a CDS encoding ABC transporter substrate-binding protein, translated as MKKRSALISIVTLLIMSLVFTACGNPSGSKTETRQLGANAGENATELSFWTFVDLHGKHLDKMLGLWNQQNPDKQIKLNVTVMPYDDMHNKLLLAVTSGKGAPDIADIELGKFPKFLEGDNVPLESLNDVYAPYKDAVVPSRVEIYSKADQVYGFDYHVGATLAFYNTEILEQAGVDYKKIITWEDYKQAGIQVYEKTGKYLGTADTSASFQASLLLAQQNADFTDENGNPKVNSPEMIKAFEMLVDLQKNNVIHTIPGGQPDTEEAKGEYNKGNYASALMPEWYMSRFVNEMKDLKGKYAIAPLPVFEEGNPRSVGLGGTGTVVTKNGKDVQLAKEFVAFAKLSKEATTEIWNTLGFDPINMEVWKDDAVTKNPENEYVQYFKTNAFDTLNEIKDEIQAIKSVKASPTIGNIFNTVTLNAIFEDGQDVKEALDEAQVAIEQELK; from the coding sequence ATGAAAAAACGCAGTGCTTTAATCTCCATCGTTACACTCCTTATTATGTCACTTGTTTTTACTGCATGTGGTAATCCTTCTGGTTCAAAAACGGAAACACGTCAATTAGGCGCTAATGCCGGTGAGAATGCAACAGAATTATCATTTTGGACATTCGTAGATTTGCACGGCAAGCATTTGGATAAAATGCTGGGGTTATGGAACCAACAGAACCCAGACAAACAGATTAAGTTAAATGTGACGGTTATGCCTTACGATGATATGCATAACAAGCTTTTACTGGCAGTTACAAGCGGAAAAGGTGCTCCTGATATCGCGGATATTGAGCTAGGTAAATTCCCGAAATTCTTGGAAGGTGACAACGTTCCCTTGGAATCTTTGAATGATGTATATGCACCATACAAAGACGCTGTTGTTCCTTCACGTGTCGAGATTTACTCCAAAGCCGATCAGGTTTATGGCTTTGATTATCACGTAGGGGCTACGCTTGCTTTCTACAACACTGAAATTCTCGAACAAGCAGGTGTTGACTACAAGAAAATCATAACGTGGGAAGATTACAAACAAGCAGGTATCCAGGTTTACGAAAAGACTGGCAAGTACTTAGGTACTGCTGATACGTCAGCTTCGTTCCAAGCATCGCTGCTACTAGCTCAGCAAAATGCTGATTTTACAGATGAAAATGGTAATCCAAAAGTGAATTCGCCTGAAATGATTAAAGCGTTTGAAATGTTAGTCGATCTGCAGAAGAACAATGTTATTCATACGATCCCTGGCGGACAACCCGACACAGAAGAAGCAAAAGGCGAATATAACAAAGGCAACTACGCAAGTGCATTAATGCCTGAGTGGTACATGTCCCGCTTTGTAAACGAAATGAAAGACCTTAAAGGGAAGTATGCAATAGCTCCATTGCCTGTATTCGAAGAAGGTAACCCTCGTTCCGTTGGCTTAGGCGGTACTGGCACAGTTGTTACTAAAAATGGTAAAGACGTTCAGTTGGCAAAAGAATTTGTAGCTTTTGCTAAGCTTTCGAAAGAAGCTACTACTGAAATTTGGAATACACTTGGATTTGACCCAATCAACATGGAAGTATGGAAAGATGATGCAGTTACGAAAAACCCTGAAAATGAATACGTCCAATACTTTAAAACAAATGCATTTGATACTTTGAATGAAATCAAGGACGAAATTCAAGCGATAAAGTCCGTTAAAGCTTCACCAACCATCGGCAATATATTCAATACGGTTACTTTGAATGCGATCTTTGAAGATGGCCAAGACGTGAAGGAAGCGTTGGATGAAGCACAAGTAGCCATTGAACAAGAATTGAAATAA
- a CDS encoding carbohydrate ABC transporter permease yields MIKKFVYSQKVAPYVFVLPFILIFLIFWFFPLVNSFIMSFQDRMLGQDPKWIGEANYSKLLTDKVFLISIKNSVVYMLGTLVLLIPFPMLFAVMINSKLMMGREFFKSSFFLPALTSVAVAGTIFRLTFGEMEGSLMNSFLGLFGVEPIKFLKDGNWSMAALLILACWRWTGVNMLYYLSGLKSIDNEYYEAASIDGASAWQKFRMITMPLLKPTTVYVTTISVYAGLAMFTESLMMFNGNKSPQNIGLTIVGYLYRQGIEQNKLGYAAAVGIILLVIAMVINLTQLKFSGMFKKEED; encoded by the coding sequence ATGATAAAGAAATTTGTATACTCTCAAAAAGTTGCACCTTATGTTTTTGTATTGCCATTTATACTCATATTTTTGATATTCTGGTTTTTCCCGCTTGTAAATTCATTCATAATGAGTTTTCAAGATCGGATGTTGGGGCAGGATCCTAAATGGATTGGTGAAGCAAATTATTCGAAATTGCTTACAGATAAAGTGTTTTTGATATCTATTAAAAATAGCGTTGTGTACATGTTAGGAACCTTAGTGCTGTTAATTCCCTTTCCCATGTTATTCGCCGTTATGATCAACAGTAAGTTAATGATGGGAAGAGAGTTCTTTAAATCTTCGTTCTTTCTCCCTGCATTGACATCTGTCGCAGTTGCGGGTACCATTTTCCGCCTGACATTCGGTGAAATGGAAGGTTCATTAATGAACAGTTTCCTGGGTCTATTTGGTGTAGAACCTATTAAATTTTTGAAAGACGGAAATTGGAGTATGGCAGCACTGTTAATCCTCGCATGTTGGAGATGGACAGGCGTTAATATGCTTTACTATCTATCGGGTTTGAAAAGCATTGACAATGAATATTATGAGGCTGCTTCAATTGACGGTGCATCTGCTTGGCAGAAGTTTAGAATGATCACAATGCCATTATTGAAGCCGACCACGGTATATGTTACCACAATTAGTGTTTATGCAGGTTTAGCCATGTTTACCGAGAGTCTGATGATGTTCAACGGTAACAAATCGCCCCAAAATATTGGCTTAACCATTGTTGGATATCTGTATAGACAAGGGATTGAGCAGAATAAGCTGGGTTACGCAGCTGCAGTTGGTATCATTCTGTTAGTCATTGCGATGGTTATCAATTTAACACAGTTGAAATTTAGTGGAATGTTCAAAAAGGAGGAGGATTAA
- a CDS encoding YbaK/EbsC family protein, with translation MAIEKVKDFFKQYGMDSQIKEFEVSSATVNLAASALGCEPERIAKTLSFMVNGQAVLVVAAGDAKVDNKKFKEYFKTKAKMLSPDEAIEMVGHAIGGVCPFAIKNDVSVYLDISLKRFETIYPACGSSNSAIELTIKQLEKYSSYSEWIDVCKGWND, from the coding sequence ATGGCAATTGAAAAAGTAAAAGATTTTTTTAAACAATATGGTATGGATTCTCAAATTAAAGAATTTGAAGTATCTAGTGCAACCGTGAATTTGGCTGCATCTGCATTAGGTTGTGAGCCGGAGAGAATCGCCAAAACACTTTCTTTTATGGTGAATGGACAAGCTGTTTTAGTAGTTGCTGCCGGGGATGCAAAAGTGGATAACAAAAAATTCAAAGAGTATTTCAAAACAAAAGCAAAAATGCTTTCTCCTGATGAAGCCATTGAGATGGTTGGTCATGCCATTGGAGGTGTTTGTCCATTTGCTATCAAAAATGATGTTTCTGTTTATTTAGACATATCTCTAAAACGTTTTGAGACAATTTATCCAGCTTGCGGGAGTAGCAATAGTGCTATTGAACTTACAATAAAACAATTAGAAAAATACTCTAGTTATTCAGAGTGGATTGATGTATGTAAAGGATGGAATGATTGA
- a CDS encoding GNAT family N-acetyltransferase produces MEFITATVEHLPAIVQLLADDGFGITLERYEIPLPKEYIEAFAKTMGCTMIQLRTDKQRKDAHKFYERLGFIASHDGMKLVLSK; encoded by the coding sequence ATGGAATTTATAACAGCAACTGTAGAGCACCTTCCTGCAATTGTCCAATTATTAGCGGACGATGGATTCGGTATTACCCTAGAGCGTTATGAAATACCTTTACCCAAAGAATACATTGAGGCATTCGCAAAAACTATGGGTTGCACTATGATTCAACTGAGAACAGATAAACAACGTAAAGATGCTCATAAATTCTATGAACGTCTTGGATTTATTGCTAGTCATGATGGTATGAAACTTGTACTCAGTAAATAA
- a CDS encoding carbohydrate ABC transporter permease, which produces MGRSQTRSDFISRIVIIGLFIILFVIIMIPFYAVALSSFKPGESLVRYGLNLSLDFEIMSFDNFIFLFTGEHDYFVWFWNSMILTIIQVVLTLFVSAFVAYGFAAYDFKGKNFLFICVLLIMMVPFEILLVPLYSLINDLGMVNSYSAIILPGIANAATIFFFRQYLRSIPKEIIQSGRVDGANEYAIYFRLIMPIMKPSFAAMAILNGMNSWNNLLWPFMVLGDQSKYTLPIGLKTLLTPYGNNYDLLIVGSFFSIIPIFILFIAFQKYFIDGMTAGAVKG; this is translated from the coding sequence GTGGGCAGAAGTCAGACGAGGAGTGATTTCATCTCTAGAATAGTAATTATTGGTTTATTCATTATACTATTCGTTATAATTATGATCCCATTCTACGCAGTGGCCCTATCTTCCTTTAAACCAGGTGAATCATTAGTTAGATATGGTCTTAACCTAAGTTTGGATTTTGAAATCATGAGTTTTGATAATTTCATCTTTCTGTTTACTGGAGAACATGATTATTTTGTGTGGTTTTGGAATAGTATGATTCTAACAATTATTCAAGTGGTTTTAACACTTTTTGTAAGCGCATTTGTTGCTTATGGTTTTGCAGCATATGATTTTAAAGGTAAGAACTTCCTATTTATATGTGTTTTGCTCATTATGATGGTGCCTTTCGAAATACTGCTGGTTCCTTTGTACAGCCTAATTAATGATTTGGGAATGGTCAATAGCTATTCGGCAATCATTCTACCCGGTATAGCCAATGCCGCGACGATATTTTTCTTCAGGCAGTATCTACGAAGCATACCCAAAGAGATTATTCAATCTGGGCGGGTTGATGGCGCAAACGAGTATGCGATTTATTTCAGACTAATTATGCCGATTATGAAGCCATCGTTTGCAGCAATGGCCATATTGAATGGTATGAATAGCTGGAATAATCTGTTGTGGCCATTCATGGTGTTAGGAGATCAGAGTAAATATACACTTCCAATCGGTTTGAAAACGTTATTAACTCCCTATGGCAATAACTATGATCTATTGATCGTGGGCTCCTTCTTCTCCATCATTCCAATTTTTATACTGTTCATTGCTTTCCAGAAATATTTCATAGATGGTATGACTGCAGGTGCTGTTAAAGGGTAG
- a CDS encoding helix-turn-helix domain-containing protein has protein sequence MLKVYGMTPMEYLLHYRIEQAKKLLLQTSWSVARIAEEIGFNHVSYFSSCFSKKEGISPSNFRNKFTNSDK, from the coding sequence ATGCTGAAAGTGTATGGCATGACTCCCATGGAATATCTGCTGCATTACAGAATCGAACAGGCCAAAAAGCTGCTGCTGCAAACCTCCTGGTCCGTTGCTCGCATCGCCGAAGAGATCGGCTTCAATCATGTATCCTACTTCTCTTCCTGTTTCTCGAAAAAAGAGGGCATCTCTCCTTCCAACTTCCGCAACAAGTTTACCAACTCAGATAAATAA
- a CDS encoding GntR family transcriptional regulator, giving the protein MKKLALYKQIRENIIQKIKSGQLRPTDRIPSEQELMDEFRVSKITVRNALTLLADEGLIIRVQGKGSFVSSSLVVSSINFSPSPCSASSMSLIGFIIPTMRTRVIQKLVDYTEHFLQEAGLSMVLSITRESSSIESNVIRTLTELGVKGLIVFPTEDEKYNESLLRLSLDKFPCVFIDRYLRNIDTYTITSDNYGGAYKAISHLLSKSHQQIALISPENANTAVEDRTLGFEQAYTDQGISIDKSLWCHIPLDILRSEQALDYVSNFLQNHSGISAAFSLTEETARLTSAAISLLNDHSNIDLLLKLLCEQMEDIYSPKNAVIPVELIFP; this is encoded by the coding sequence TTGAAAAAGCTAGCGCTCTACAAACAAATTCGAGAAAACATTATACAGAAAATTAAATCAGGGCAACTTCGGCCAACGGATCGCATTCCTTCTGAGCAAGAACTAATGGACGAATTCAGAGTAAGTAAAATTACCGTCAGGAACGCCCTAACCCTACTAGCTGACGAAGGATTAATTATACGCGTACAAGGCAAAGGCTCATTCGTCTCTTCTAGTCTTGTTGTTTCTAGTATCAATTTCTCGCCATCCCCATGCAGCGCGTCCTCCATGTCGCTCATTGGCTTCATCATTCCGACGATGAGAACCCGTGTCATTCAGAAGCTCGTTGACTACACGGAACACTTCCTGCAAGAAGCCGGCCTCAGCATGGTACTAAGCATCACGCGCGAGTCCTCCTCTATCGAATCAAACGTCATTCGTACACTAACGGAGCTCGGTGTGAAGGGGCTGATCGTTTTTCCAACAGAAGATGAGAAGTACAACGAATCATTACTGCGTCTGTCGCTCGATAAATTCCCGTGTGTGTTCATCGACCGCTATCTGCGCAACATTGATACGTACACCATTACATCCGACAATTACGGCGGTGCGTATAAGGCTATATCCCATTTGTTATCCAAGAGTCATCAGCAGATTGCGCTCATCTCACCTGAAAATGCCAATACAGCCGTCGAGGACCGCACGCTCGGCTTCGAGCAGGCGTACACAGATCAAGGCATCTCGATTGACAAGAGCTTGTGGTGTCACATTCCTCTCGACATTCTACGCAGCGAGCAAGCATTGGACTATGTAAGCAACTTCTTGCAGAACCACAGTGGAATTTCGGCAGCCTTCTCCTTGACTGAAGAAACTGCACGCCTTACATCCGCCGCGATCAGTCTTCTGAACGATCACTCAAATATCGATTTACTATTAAAGCTGTTATGTGAACAGATGGAAGATATTTATTCTCCTAAGAACGCCGTCATCCCCGTGGAACTCATCTTCCCTTGA